One genomic segment of Gossypium arboreum isolate Shixiya-1 chromosome 3, ASM2569848v2, whole genome shotgun sequence includes these proteins:
- the LOC108475193 gene encoding uncharacterized protein LOC108475193, with protein sequence MDSLDITQLAETLNPIVKNPEMDQFTKNSNPNTQEQELDEQGSNNCEMFGPKLRRNNSVSSAYALQLQVAVKRAFSMRRSSSVSERYCRIYDQCMSLGSPFVDEEWDVNGTRRSDKKKNIKGKILKVWKKLFRH encoded by the coding sequence ATGGACTCTTTAGATATTACCCAACTCGCAGAAACCTTAAACCCCATAGTGAAGAACCCAGAAATGGACCAGTTTACCAAGAACTCAAACCCCAATACACAAGAGCAAGAATTAGATGAACAAGGAAGCAACAATTGTGAGATGTTTGGTCCCAAACTGAGAAGAAACAACTCGGTTTCTTCAGCCTACGCATTGCAGCTCCAGGTTGCTGTGAAGAGAGCATTCTCGATGAGAAGATCTTCTTCTGTTTCTGAAAGGTACTGTAGGATCTACGACCAGTGTATGAGCTTGGGATCACCTTTTGTTGATGAAGAATGGGATGTAAATGGGACAAGAAGATCTGACAAGAAGAAGAACATTAAAGGCAA